Part of the bacterium genome, AAACGGATGTCGTTCAATCATTAATTGAAAAGCACTCTGAGGAGTTCATAGGAAGAACCGATTGGGGAATGATAGACTTCGTTTATCCCATAAAGAAACGAACCTCAGGTTATTATGTTTATTATCTATTCAAAGGCAGCAAAGATACGCCTGCGCTGATATCGTCAGCATTGAAAATGGACGAAAAGGTCCTTCGATATCTCATCGTCCGTGCAAAGTCAAACGCTGTGGAATATCTCAAAAGGAAACAGCAAGAAGCCGAACAGGTGGTAAGGACTGAAGAAATTTCAGAGGAAGTCGAGGTAACCGATGAAGCACCTTCAGAAGCCGAAAAGCCAACCGAAGCTGAGGAGTTGCCAGCTGAAGAAAAAGTTGCTGAAGCTGCGCCCACTACTGAAGAGGCAACCACTCATGAGGAAGCAGTAGCCGAAGAAACACCACCAACTGAAGAAGAAACACCTGCTGAAGAGCCTAAAAAGCATTCCGAACCAGAACCAGAGAAACCTGAAACTGATGCAAAAGACGAAAAAACAAACGAATCCAATGAGAAGACAACTGCTGAGTAATAAATAGGGGTAATCTTAAAAACTAAGGAAGAAAGAAAGCGATTCGAAAAATAATGAAAGCGAAAAAGCAGTATAGAGGGAGATAAAATGGCAAAGAAAAAAGCTAAAAAGAAAGCGATAAGAAAATTAAAGCCTTGCCCATTCTGTCTCGACCCAACGCTTGAGATAGACTATAAAAACTACGAACTGCTAAGGAAGTTTGTCAACGACAGAGGGA contains:
- the rpsF gene encoding 30S ribosomal protein S6 — protein: MGKSQLYEIVVIFDPHGEESDLKRETDVVQSLIEKHSEEFIGRTDWGMIDFVYPIKKRTSGYYVYYLFKGSKDTPALISSALKMDEKVLRYLIVRAKSNAVEYLKRKQQEAEQVVRTEEISEEVEVTDEAPSEAEKPTEAEELPAEEKVAEAAPTTEEATTHEEAVAEETPPTEEETPAEEPKKHSEPEPEKPETDAKDEKTNESNEKTTAE
- a CDS encoding 30S ribosomal protein S18; its protein translation is MAKKKAKKKAIRKLKPCPFCLDPTLEIDYKNYELLRKFVNDRG